TGCGGAAAACTGGAAACGGCCCAAAGCGGAAGTCAACGCTCTCATGGGACTCCTAGAGTCGTTTCTGAAAAAACAAAGAAAACAGCTTCTGAAGCAGAAAATCCGATTACATACCATTGGCCGTGTAGAAGAGCTACCACCTTCAGTTGTTAATTTATTAAACCAAGTAAAATCTGATACTTCACATTTTGAAGAAAATCACCTCGTACTGGCCTTGAATTACGGTGCAAGGAATGAAGTGCTAGATGCAGTAGAACGGTACACCGCTGCTATCCAAAACGGCACCGAAGACCATGAAGGAGATCTTCAATGGGAGAGCTTCAGCAAATACTTGGATACTTCAGGAATTCCTGACCCCGAGCTTGTCATTAGAACTTCGGGCGAGCAGCGGATAAGTAATTTCCTTCTCATGCAGAGCGCATACTCCGAATACTTGTTTAGCCCCGTGTGCTGGCCCGACTTTGGACCCGATTTGTTCGAGGAAGCACTATTAGAATACAAAAACAGAGAACGCCGCTTTGGTAAAACCGGAGCACAAATTGAGCAGGAAAAACTGCTCTCTGCTAAATCGAGCTCTTAACAAACCGTGGGCAAAAGAATCATCAGTACCGTTGCTCTCTGGAGCCTGCTCGCGTGCCTTCTCTATTTTTGGAGACTGACGGCCGCAGTCTGGCTGATTACCGTCCTCGCCGTGGTTGCTCAAAATGAGGTCTACAATATGGCCAGGAATCTGGGATGGAAGGCCTACCGAGTTTTGGGACTGATCATCGGTGGCTGCTTGCCACTTGCCACTTACTACGAAGAATTTTTGCACAATTACACGGGGGGGGTCGTGGATGATGCTACGGTAATGGCAGTAGGATTTACCGTTTGTGCCCTCGCCAGTATCAGGAATCGTGAAATCAAGGACAACTTTCAACGAATTGGCGGTACCTTTTTTGGAATCCTACTAATCCCCTACATGCTAACCTTCTTCATAAGGATAGTGGAGCTGTTTCCTCACGAATCCATGGGACTGGCAGCAGGCATCTGGGTAGTTATAGTTGGAAAGTTCTCAGATGTCGGTGGATTGTTATTTGGCAGTTGGCTGGGAAAAAACAAAATGGCACCCAAAATCAGTCCTGCCAAAACCTGGGAAGGCTTCCTCGGCGGAATATTCACATCCGCGACTTTAGGCTTTCTAGCCGTATTTCTCTTTCCGGACTATTTCCCCACAGGATTTAAGCCTTGGATTGCTGCCATTTGCGCATTGCCGATCGCGGCAATGGCAGTCCTTTCCGACCTTATTGAGTCCGTTATCAAACGACAAGCCGAGGTCAAAGACAGCGGGAAATCCATACCGGGAATCGGAGGTGCCTTCGATCTGGTAGATAGCCTCCTATTGAGCGCACCCGTCGCGTTCATACTTCTGTCGTTTTTTGCATACTGATGAGTGAAGCTCTGAAGAAAATTGTTATCCTGGGGGCAACAGGATCCATAGGTGAGAATACACTCAATGTGGTTCGACAGCACCGAGATAAAATCCAGATTGTGGGCGTTGCATGCGATCGGTCCTACCAAAAATTAGCGGCCATTTGCGACGAATTCGATGTTCAAAACGCGGCCATTTTCAACGAAGAAGCATTCGACGAAGCAGAGAAATCCGATCGTTTTCATAATAAAAACCTTCTTTGCGGTCTTGAAGGCTTAGTCCAACTGTCGTGCATGAAGGAAGTCGATACCGTGCTGGTAGCCGTCGTTGGAACGCTGGGATTACAACCCGCCTTGAAAGCAGTTCAACACGGGAAAGACCTGGCACTTGCAAGCAAGGAAATCCTAGTCATGGCCGGGAAATTTTTCACAGAGGCAGTCAAGGAGGCCCATGTTCGACTTCTGCCCGTAGACAGTGAACACAATGCCATATTTCAATGTCTCCATGGTGAATCCACTGCTTCCCTCGACCGCATCATCCTTACCGCTTCGGGGGGTATGTTTCGAGACCGTGATCTAAAATCATTCGATAGCATTACACCCGAAGAAGCCACCCAGCATCCAAATTGGAGTATGGGCAGAAAAATTACCGTCGATTCAGCAACGATGGCCAACAAAGGCTTGGAAGTCATTGAAGCTCACTGGCTATTCAATTTACCGGGCAATAAGATCAAGGTAATGATCCACCCAGAAAGTATTATTCACTCCTTGGTGGAATTTGTGGATGGCTCCATCCTCGCACAACTAAGCCCACCTTCTATGACTTTCGCCATCCAACACGCGCTCCTCTATCCACTTCGGACCCATAGGACAGAGCCGAGTTTGGACTTTGAGGAACGAATAAACCTGGATTTAAGCCCACCTGACCTCGAACGCTACCCCTGCCTTCGCCTGGCATACGAGAGCCTTGAAAGCAGTGGCATTTCACCTACTACCTTTAATGCCGCTAACGAAATAGGGGTTGATGCATTTCTGAAAAAGGAGATTGGCTTCACTACAATTTCCAAAATCATTGAGAAAACTTTAGAAAAAACGCGAAACCGTGAACCTGAAAGCTTACAAGAAGTCATTCAAGCTGACCAGGAAGCTCGCAGTCTAGCTACCCGTTATCTGAACGACTTTTAAGTATACATGGAAATACTCACAAATTTCAAAGCGCTCGCAATGGTGTTCCTTTTCTTTGGAGCCTCCATATTCGTCCATGAATTAGGCCACTTTCTGGCTGCTCGTTGGCGAGGACTAAAAGTAACCCGCTTTTCAATCGGCTTTGGCCCGAAACTCTTTAGTTGGACACGAAACGGAGTCGAATACATAGTCGCCGCACTTCCGATCGGCGGATACGTCGCGCTCCCCCAGCTCGGCCACATGGAAATCATCGAAGGAGAGGCTGAAGAAGTAGATCCCGTTAAAATTTCCTGGAGCTCTAAGGTCATCGTTCTCGTAGCAGGTGCCTTTTTCAACGTTCTGTTCGCCTTATGCCTAGGACTCTGGCTGTTCCAGTTAGGCGGTAGACCAGAACCCGTTTACTATGACGTCACAGAACTGGGGGCAATTAGTGAATCCATCGCTATCTCAGAAGATGAAATCGTTCCTAATCCTGCCTACCAAGCCGGACTTCGCCAGGGCGATAAGATTCTCTCCATTGATGGGACATCAGTTTCACTTTGGAAGAATGTAGCAAAAAGAATCGTTTTTGGAACCCTTCGCTCAGACGACGGGAGACCTCTATCGCAATTTAAAGTCCAAAGAGGTTCAGAAGTTCTTGAATTTGAAGTCTATCCAGTTGTCGGAGGTCCTGAGAATATGAGAATGGTGGGAATTAGCCCCCAACTGCCAGAAAAACTACCTGCCTTGATACACTATACCTACGAAGGATTCCCTGCTGATATCGCAAATATTCTTCCTGGAGATGAAATCGTTAGCTTCGATGGAAATCCAGTAGACTCCAGAGATCAAATCGCCAGCTATATTCGCGATAGACTCGACCAACCCATCGCACTTGAAGTTTCTCGCGAAGGTGAGACGTTTTCCACAACAGTAACTCCAAAACTAGCAGTCCCAAGAAAAGGAGAAGCTCCCTCACCCATGATCGGTGTGGGCTGGGGACTTCCAGACATTCTAGTTAAAGAATCGCCGGTGGCATTAGTCAAATCAGCGGTGAGTGAGACCTTAGAAACACTGCAAAAACTAATTAACCCAAGATCCGACATAAGGTTGAGCCACATGAGCGGACCCGTCGGTATGGGGAACATCATCTACCAAACCGCAAAACGAGATTTTAGGTGGGTTCTGTTCATCGTAATCATCATCAATGTAAATTTGGCCATTATTAATCTACTCCCGATTCCTGTACTGGATGGTGGACATATCACATTTGCGACGATTGAGAAATTCCGAGGACGAGCATTGCCAGAAAACGTTATGATGAGCCTGCAAGGCTCCTTCGTAATACTGCTTCTTTCTCTTATGCTTTATGTAACTGTATTTGATGGGAAACGTATATCACGAGAACGGGCAGATGTGAAAGCAAGCTCGACTGATTCTACACAGCCTCAACTTGTAACAGAAGAAGATTCTCCGACTGGTCAGCCATGACCCAGTACTGCTCCTCCAGATTCACTTCCGTACGAAGAAACACCCGAGAGGTAAAAGTCGGTAGTGTAGGCGTAGGCGGATCAAATCCCATACGGATTCAGTCGATGACTACAACATTGACGACCGACGTGGCGGCAACCGTAAAACAAGCCAGAGCACTTGTAGAAGCTGGCTGCGAGATTGTCAGAATTACGGCCCCGAATGTAACCGCAGCAGAAGCGCTGGGCCCTATCCGAGATGCCTTGCGCAAAGACAAAATCCAAGTCCCTTTAGTAGCCGACATTCATTTTCTACCCTCAGCGGCCATGGAGGCGGTCGAACATGTTGAGAAAGTCAGAATCAATCCTGGCAACTATGCAGACAAAAAGAAGTTCGCCATTCGGGAGTATTCAGACAACGAATACGATATCGAAATAGAGCGCCTTTACGAAGTATTTACTCCCTTAGTGCTTAGATGCAAAGAGCTGGGGCGATCCATGAGAATTGGAACCAACCACGGCTCACTATCCGATCGAATCATGAATCGGTTTGGAGATTCCCCATTAGGAATGGTCGAATCTGCGCTGGAATTCATTCGAATCGCGGAATCTCACAATTACAAAGATATCATCCTGTCCATGAAGGCCAGTAATCCGAAGGTGATGATCCAAGCCTATCGATTAGTTGTAGCAAAGATGGATGAAGAGGACATGAACTATCCACTTCACCTAGGAGTAACTGAAGCGGGAGACGGTGAGGATGGTAGAATTAAAAGTGCCATAGGAATAGGAAGCCTACTCATGGACGGACTAGGCGATACTATAAGGGTATCTTTAACAGAAGACCCCGTCTATGAAATCCCCGTTGCAAAGGCACTTGCCGAAAAAACCAGAACATTGTGGCGGTCCACTAAAGACGCGCTCGATGCAACAGAAACTATCGATCCTTTTGATTTCACAAGGCGCGCCATTTCACCCATTAAGATCTCAGAATCTGTCTCCACAGGCTCGAACATACCTCCAAGCGTATTTATTAAGGCCCCAGGTAACTTAAATATCGCAGAATCATTCGTTCAACTAAGCCAAATAGCTCGCTCAAGAAGCACCAAAGACACTCCCCTAGAAGGTTGGCTGATAGAACTGAAAAATACAGAAGATATTAAAGCAGTTTTAAGCGAAGAGAATCTCCCTGACAGCAACACGGGCCTTATTCTAGAAATAGAAGGCAAGCTGGCTTTTGACCCAGAGTCCCTAGATCCGCTACTAAAGTCAGACCTTTCTATTATCCCAGCGATTTCACTCCACAACAATAGGGTTTCCACAATAGAGGCGTGGATCAAATGGACCTTCAAACATTCAATTCCCTTAGCCCTAGGAATAAATGCCGGTTTGCTGGCCAAAAACAGTCACTTATTTTTATCTAACGATCTACCAGACCTCATTGTTTGGGCAGATTACCAAGACTCGAAAGTGCATAATCTAGGGGAACATCGGCTTCTGTCTTCAGTACTGGAATCCATCCATCTTAAAGCCTCTATCTGGATTCGATGCAAATCAGATACCTATATCAGCCAGGACGCAGGCTTTCTGAATGATCTACTCGAAGCATCCTTAATTTCAGGCGGGCTTCTTGCAGATGGGATCGGAGATATTCTCAGCATTGAGTCAGTAGGAGATCCAAGGAAGGCGCTCTCCCTGGCATACAACACACTTCAAGGAGCTGGTGCACGCATTTCAAAAACAGAATACGTTGCCTGCCCTAGTTGCGGCAGAACTTTGTTCGATCTTCAGAAAACGACACAAAAAATAAGAGAAGCCACTGATCACCTCAAAGGAGTCAAAATTGCAGTAATGGGTTGCATAGTAAATGGCCCAGGAGAAATGGCCGATGCTGATTTCGGATATGTGGGCGGCGCTCCGGGAAAGGTAAACCTATATATAGGGAAAGATTGCGTTGAATACCATGTTCAAGAAGACAAAGCTGTCAGTCATTTAATTGATCTAATCCGGACCGAAGGCAAGTGGGTCGACCCCGATCCTGAACTAAAATAATTCAATATAATTTACTCGCATTAAAAGTTCACAATCGCTTGCTTGTGATTATGGATACGAACGAGGATTTTGAACGGCCTGACGGAAGGGCGATAGATCAACTGAGAGAACTTACCTTCACTCCCGATTTTGCTCCAAATGCTGACGGATCAGTGCTTTGTGCATTTGGAAATACTAAGGTTATTTGCGCAGCATCCATTGATAATAATGTCCCTCGATGGATGAAAGCCCAGGGTGTAAAAGGAGGTTGGTCGACGGCGGAATATTCCATGCTCCCCTATTCAACTCTTGACCGAAAATCACGGGACATATCCAGAGGAAAACAAGATGGGCGCACAGTTGAAATTCAACGATTAATTGGTCGGTCATTAAGAGCAGTACTCGATCTCCAAAAACTCGGGGAACGCACACTGTGGATTGATTGCGATGTACTACAAGCAGATGGAGGGACACGAACCGCTTCCATTACCGGAGCCTATGTCGCATGTCGGATGGCCATCGCCAAATTACTGGCTAACGGAGACATCCAAGAAGATCCTTTCAACGATACCATTGCAGCGGTATCCGTTGGCGTATTCAAAGATCAAGAAATTTTGGACCTCAACTATCTAGAAGACCGTGACGCTTCAGTAGATTTTAATGTGGTTATGACCGGGAAGGGGAATTTCGTCGAAGTGCAAGGAACCGGGGAAGAAGCCGTTTTTAGCGAACAACAGCTTCAGAACCTTCTCAAGTTAGCCAAAATTGGCTGTACTCACATTTCTTCATCACAACAAGCAGTCCTAAACGCGTAGGATATATCGCCAGAAATAAGGAATAGCCGCCGCCCTTGAAACTCTCAGCGAGTTTCTTCACCACCATTCTTACTCAAATTAGAGGTTCACTGTATTTGATAACGTACGGGCTGATTCATCGATAGATTGAGAAACAACCAAACGGATTGTTTCTAGCTACTGATACCTAATATAGATACATAGGAAATCTGAGCGTTAAGGACGAGGAATCCTTGGTATTTGTATAATAAAAGGCGGGCGAGAACCCCCTCATGATTCCTCACCCGCCATCTCTGAGCCATGCAGTTAGCTTGGGTCGGGAAAACAAAACTGTTTCCATGGAGTTAATAGCTACACTCGTGCCAATCTAAGATGTAAAAACTCAAACCACTGATAATCAATAATATATAGGGTTAATTAAATAGATCTAAACCTTAAAAATAATAGGATTGCATTTTTCATGTAATATTTTCCTATTTTTTAATTATTTAATACTCTTTATAGTGAATATTTCATACATTATAATGACTCCCCTTGATCGTTAGTTAATCTCCTGAAGATAATCTAAGAATTTGAAGGGATGACGATCCATCAGATCCGAAAACCACCCTGATACTTTCGAATCAATCAGATATACGCTATTATAATAAAATACAGGGATAATGGGCGCATCACCAAGAAGAACATCTTCTGCCTCCATAAATAAGTTGTCCCTTTTCCTGGGATCAACCTCTACCTTCGCCCTCTCTACCAATTGATCGTATTTAGGATTACTCCACCCAGTGAAGTTCTCAGTACCTTCTGTGGTGAATATCTGAAAAAGCGGGTAAGGATCAGGATAAAGAGGAACGTAACCATAACGAGCGATCTGGTAATCACCCGATTCCACCGCACTTAAAAAGTGCCTTCCATTCTTGATTTACAATTTCAACTTCAATACCGAGGTTCTCTTTCCAGCCAAACTGAACAACCTCAGCCAGGGCCTGATAAGCCACTGAAGTATTGATCGCAAATTGCAACCGAGGAAATCCGCTCCCATCCGGAAAACCAGCAAGATGCAGAAATTCTTGCGCTTGCTTAGGATTATAACCAAGCGGATCTGAATCATCGGACCGGTCCAACACCTCAGACGGAGCAATTCTTGGGGCCAGTTTTTTACCATCCTTCAATACAGATCCAACAATCAACTTTCGATCAATCGACTTTGCCAGTGCCCGCCTAACATAAATATTATCAAGCGGCGCAACCGAATGATTTAATTGAATAAAGAATAGCCCCACACGAGGTTCAACACGAAGTAGCTCTGGATGATTTTCTACGTACCAGGGCATTCTGGCAGAAGGAACCTTGGAAGTAACCTGTATCTGACCACTTCTAAATGCGCGTTCTTCAGCTAGTGAATTCTCAATGGGATAAAAAACAATCCGATCAACTGAAACATTCGAAGAATCCCAATAATTTGTATTTCTCCGAAGCACAACCTGCTCGTTTGTAGTCCACGAGTCCAACAAATATGGACCATTCGAAACCCTCACATCTCCCCTGCCCCATTGATACGCGCCATCAAAATAGTGACCTTCAATTGAACCTTTTTCTTTGACCGGGAAGAAGTAACTCAACTGCGTAAGGAAGGCCAAACTCGAATACTCTAACTCAAAGAGAAGGGAATCATCGGATTCCGCAACTATCCCTACCCGCTCGAAGTCATTTATCTGCCCCCGATGAAAAGCTTGGGCATTTCGCAGGGGATACAGAAAGTGCACGACAATATCTGACCCAAAACTTGGACCCAGCATACGCTGAGCAGACTTCACAAAATCATGAGCTGTAATCCGTGAACCATCAGACCAATTTGCACCTTTCCTAATCTTAAATCTCCAGTTCCTCCCTTGGCTCCATGATTCCCAAGAATCAGCCACACCTCCCACTGGCTCCTTTGAAACGGGGTCCAATAGAACGAGTCCTTCAAACAATCCTTCAATCACCCGCAAATCAGCCCATGAAGAAGCTTTATGCGGATCTAGCGTAACAGGCTCACGTCCATTACCGATTGAAAGAGTCTTAGATTTTTTAGTCGATAAATCCACCCTTGAACGGGATGATTTTTCACATCCCATTGGTATCACAGAAAATGCAACAATAGTCAGCATTACGACTAAGCGACTCCCAATAATAGATGTGACCCTAAAAAGACTCATCCAAACACAATTAAGCAATAAATCATGAGATTCGAGCTGGATTTCCCAATAATAGAAGATCAATACCGGGCTGAAAATAAAAGTATACCTTGGTTTTCAAAGAAATTCCCTTCCCTATCGTTCTACCGCAGAATGATGGGAGTGGTGTGGAAGGCCTCCAGATTAGCAAAAAAAGGGCAATACGATGATCAAAGCTGGTGTAAAAGCAGCTACGATATCCTAAAAGCGCTTGAGCGGCTTGGAACCAAGATAGACATCCAACATTTAGAGAATCTGACCAAGCTCCAGCAGCCATGTGTAATCATCGGAAACCACATGAGCACCCTGGAAACATTCCTGCTTCCCTACCTGATCTGCCCCAAGAAGAGCTTAACATTCGTCATCAAGGAAGCGCTCACAACCTACCCTGTATTCAAACACATAATGATTTCCAGAAATCCGGTCGTTGTTGGCAGGAGCAATCCCAAAAAGGATTTCCTAACAGTCCTAAACGAAGGATTGGATAGAATCCAAAATGGATACAGTGTTGTCGTATTCCCCCAAACAACTCGCATGATAGACTTTGATAAGACTCAATTTAACTCCATAGGCATTAAACTAGCTAAGAAAGCCAAAGTTCCGGTCGTTCCACTAGCCCTTAAAACCGATTGCTGGGGCAACGGAACTCTTATAAAGGATTTTGGAAGCATCGATCCATCCAATGCCATTCATTTCGACTTCGGAAAACCCTTAGAAATTCAAGGGAATGGAAGAGACCAACATGAAACCGTAATTTCTCATATTGAAATTTGCCTCCAAGGTTGGAGGACAAACAATAAAGATTAATTCCAAAAGCTCAACGCACCAACACAGCCATATATTCATGTCCGAGAATCCAAACACCAATTTACCCAAATGGCCGTTTCTTACAGGAGACATCGTATTAATCCTACTTGCATGCTTTATTGTAGTTGCTTCACCGAAGCCCATGTCAGGTATGGGAATCTTCGCCTGTGCCCTAAGCGTCATATTAGGAATGCTGGTATACGTAACTCCATACATTATTGAACACCTCACTCAGCAGCAACGGATCAAGCTCAAACAAGCCAAAGCAGAAGAGACTCTCTTAAAGGCCGTTGAACTTGCTTCTGATTTACTGAATCGCACCGAATCAATCCATGCGGAGCTAATGAAAGGTGTATTAAACGTTAAGCAAGTCCCAGCGATACTAGAGGAAAAAACTGAAGAACTACTGGAAATCGTAGATTCAGAAAAACTCGCCGCCTCGCTCACGGAGCTAGGAGACCTACTAAACAGATTAGAATCCCAACCCTTCACCCATCAGGATGAAACGGAGAAAGCCGACCAATCTGAGGAGCAATTTAGAAATTTGCATAAGGCCATCTCAAACATACCTACACCTGACTATAATGAGATATCGGAAACCCTGGAGACAAAGCTTGAACAAATTCGGAATGAAGTAATCGAAAAACTGTCAGAAATTGAGGACAACAAACTAACCGAGACAAAAATCGAAGAAGTTGAGGCCGAATCCAGCCCAGATACCGAAATTGACTCAGAGGATGACTCTGACGAATCAACGACATCGGAAGAAAAGGATTTAGAAATAATAAAAAGCATTCCAGAAGAGGAAGCTGAGACCGAGTCACTGTCTAAACAGGAAGATTTCCCCGAATCTGAAGAAATTAATCTAATCGATGACCCAACTGAAGCAGAAGATTCTATTCTCCAAACAGAAGAAGACCTATCCCAAATCACCCAAGACTTTAATTCTCAACCCAACGAAGATGGGGCTACGAGACTCATTGTTGGCGCCTTTATAGGCATTTCCAATAAACTCTATATACGCGGAGATGGACCAGGACTAGATTGGGACAAAGGCACACCCATGGAATTAGTAGGGATAGGCAAATGGGAATGGAAGACATACGCCGCAAGCGCTGCCATTCAATGCAAAGTCCTGATCAATGACGAACAATGGACAGACACAGAAAATCTTACAATCGAGCCCAATACAACCTTAGAGACAACGGCCTCGTTCTAGATTTGATTCACTACATTGATGCCTAAAAGCAGCCCATCTCAAAACTATATTCAAACTTATCCAACGGATCAGCATGCTATCGATATATTCAAATCCGAATGGTCCTCAAAATTCCCAGAATCATTCGGTATAGATTCAGGCGCCGTTGCTGACCTATTTAATGACCAAAGGATTATTTGGGCTGAACAGGAAGGAGTCAGTTTCGAGGATAAAACCATTCTCGAGCTAGGACCGCTAGAAGCGGGCCATACCTGGATGATGGACCAACGAGGTGCGCGAGAAATACTTGCAATTGAAGCGCATGAAAGGGCCTATTTAAAATGTCTGGTCGTTAAGGAAATTGGTAAGATTACCTCGGCTAGGTTTCTTCACGGAAACTTCGATGAATACCTGTCTACAAATAAGCAGCAGTTTGATATCTGCCTCGCTAGTGGGGTTCTATACCACTCAACAAATCCAACAAACTTGCTGGATCAGATATGCAGCTGCTGCAGCACGATCATTTTGTGGACTCACTATTTTGATAAAGAAGCAATTGTGAAGCACGGGGCTGAGCTATTACAACGGTTTCAGGAACCATACTCGATTGACTACAAGGATTTAAAAGTCACCCATTATCCGTTCTCCTATGAAGAGGAGGCTTCAAAGGATGCATTTTGCGGTGGACTGGCCTCCAACAGCATCTGGCTTGAAAAATCAGATATTAAATTGGTTTTAGAAACTAATGGATTCAATATTTCAGCCTACGGATTTGATCATCCCCATCACCCAAATGGACCAGCTGTAGCTTTAATAGCTAACAAGCCTCAATAAACTAGCATTCCATTAAAAAAAAGACTCCGGTAATACCGGAGTCTTTTTAAATTTCTTATGCAGCTGTCGATTTACTCAGGATAGTCGTAAACTTCAGCGTTTGCGAAACCTACCCCGTCACTTACTCCTCTTACAATGAGAGAGTAGAGTGCATTTTGTGCTAATGTAGCAACCAATGCTGATTCAACATCGTTGGCAGGTGGAATAAAGGTAGCTGTAATTTCAGCCTCTTGGCTAGAATTGTCGGCCGCATTTACTTTCCAATTATCATTCGAGGAAAGCAGTGCATTATCACTAAAGCGTCTTAGCTCCAGATCAGGATCAGCTAAAAACTCTGTAATCCCCGCACCCTCTAACGCAGGTCCTGCTACCCGAGAATAGATTCTCTGAGGCGCATCACCAGAGACCTGGAATGAAGCAATCAAGATATCATCACCAGTGCCAACTCTTGCCCGAGTTGAAAGATTGGTAAGCTTGCCTGGATTTGCTTCACCTGGATCTGGAAATTCATATAGCTCAACATTTGCGAATCCGGTCACGTCGTTTACTCCTCGAACCACAATGGAATATAGGCCTGGAGTATCCAAATTAGCAATCAGAGCGGATTCCGCATCATCTGCAGGAGGAATAAAAGTTGATTCGATATCTGCTTGCTGGCTGGACTGGTCAACTGCATTAACCTTCCAGTTATCGTTAGACGCGATAAGAGCATTATCACTAACTCTCCTAAACTCCATAATTGGATCAGATAGGAAATTGGTGATACCCGCACCCGCAAGGTCCGGACCTGCAACTCTTGAATACACACGAAGTGGACCTCCAGAAAGCTGGAATGAAGCGATCAGGATATTGTCACCGGTTTCAACCAAAGCACGCGTGGAAAGATTTGTGAATCTTGCACTAGCAGCAGAAGATTCTACGGCAGTAGAAGTATCATAATCTGATTGAGAAGGACCTCTCAGAGCGAGGACTCTATATTGATATGAAGTACTTCCTTCTACTGAATCATCATTATAAGAAGTCACTCCGGCTCCAACTTCACCCAAGATAGACCAGTTACCAGATCCATCCAAAGATCTTTCAACTCGATATCCGGTTTCGTCTGAAGCGTTATCAGTCCAAGTAACAGTAATCGCCAAGCCATCAGCAACACCCGCAATTCCAGAAGGAGCAGCAGGGCCAGCTCCTGGAGTTACGTTTGCGGAAATTCCATCAGCGGCATCCGCCTCACCTCCGGGATTTAAAATAGTAGCGTCGGTTGTCAGAAAGATCAAATTGTGTCCAGAAACACCATCAGCAGGCGTGGCCCAATCATCTGTTCCATTTGGATTACCTGTTGTAACTGTATACATTCCATAAGGAACTGCAGCACCAGGTGTCTCAGCTGCAGTCGTCGATGTTGGAAACCACATTATGGCGAGCGGATCCCCCGCTCCCCAGTCGCCTGAGAAACTTAGACTTCCAGTAGATCCCAGGAAAGCTCCTGGAGTTCCACCGCCTCCGGTTGAGATATCCCAAGCTGCCAGCAAAACATCGTCAGCCTGAACAGGTGCCGTGTCAGAAGGACCGCCAAATCCATCCGCAGCAGCATCTGCTACGAGAATAAGCACTCCATCGACTGCCATTGAAAATCCTCCAGGGTCTTTCAACTTCTCAGCAGAAATATTAATATTAACAGCTGCCTGAAGCTGACTTACTGCAAGTCCGATTCCCAGAATCGAGAGGCATGCGACTTTGCTAATTTTTTGGCTCATAAACTGTCTTATCATTTCCAAAATTTGGTCAGAGGTTTGAGATAACTTTATCGTGAGGGGTCAAGGTT
This genomic stretch from Opitutia bacterium ISCC 52 harbors:
- a CDS encoding phosphatidate cytidylyltransferase — encoded protein: MGKRIISTVALWSLLACLLYFWRLTAAVWLITVLAVVAQNEVYNMARNLGWKAYRVLGLIIGGCLPLATYYEEFLHNYTGGVVDDATVMAVGFTVCALASIRNREIKDNFQRIGGTFFGILLIPYMLTFFIRIVELFPHESMGLAAGIWVVIVGKFSDVGGLLFGSWLGKNKMAPKISPAKTWEGFLGGIFTSATLGFLAVFLFPDYFPTGFKPWIAAICALPIAAMAVLSDLIESVIKRQAEVKDSGKSIPGIGGAFDLVDSLLLSAPVAFILLSFFAY
- the ispG gene encoding (E)-4-hydroxy-3-methylbut-2-enyl-diphosphate synthase, whose product is MTQYCSSRFTSVRRNTREVKVGSVGVGGSNPIRIQSMTTTLTTDVAATVKQARALVEAGCEIVRITAPNVTAAEALGPIRDALRKDKIQVPLVADIHFLPSAAMEAVEHVEKVRINPGNYADKKKFAIREYSDNEYDIEIERLYEVFTPLVLRCKELGRSMRIGTNHGSLSDRIMNRFGDSPLGMVESALEFIRIAESHNYKDIILSMKASNPKVMIQAYRLVVAKMDEEDMNYPLHLGVTEAGDGEDGRIKSAIGIGSLLMDGLGDTIRVSLTEDPVYEIPVAKALAEKTRTLWRSTKDALDATETIDPFDFTRRAISPIKISESVSTGSNIPPSVFIKAPGNLNIAESFVQLSQIARSRSTKDTPLEGWLIELKNTEDIKAVLSEENLPDSNTGLILEIEGKLAFDPESLDPLLKSDLSIIPAISLHNNRVSTIEAWIKWTFKHSIPLALGINAGLLAKNSHLFLSNDLPDLIVWADYQDSKVHNLGEHRLLSSVLESIHLKASIWIRCKSDTYISQDAGFLNDLLEASLISGGLLADGIGDILSIESVGDPRKALSLAYNTLQGAGARISKTEYVACPSCGRTLFDLQKTTQKIREATDHLKGVKIAVMGCIVNGPGEMADADFGYVGGAPGKVNLYIGKDCVEYHVQEDKAVSHLIDLIRTEGKWVDPDPELK
- a CDS encoding 1-deoxy-D-xylulose-5-phosphate reductoisomerase, which gives rise to MSEALKKIVILGATGSIGENTLNVVRQHRDKIQIVGVACDRSYQKLAAICDEFDVQNAAIFNEEAFDEAEKSDRFHNKNLLCGLEGLVQLSCMKEVDTVLVAVVGTLGLQPALKAVQHGKDLALASKEILVMAGKFFTEAVKEAHVRLLPVDSEHNAIFQCLHGESTASLDRIILTASGGMFRDRDLKSFDSITPEEATQHPNWSMGRKITVDSATMANKGLEVIEAHWLFNLPGNKIKVMIHPESIIHSLVEFVDGSILAQLSPPSMTFAIQHALLYPLRTHRTEPSLDFEERINLDLSPPDLERYPCLRLAYESLESSGISPTTFNAANEIGVDAFLKKEIGFTTISKIIEKTLEKTRNREPESLQEVIQADQEARSLATRYLNDF
- the uppS gene encoding di-trans,poly-cis-decaprenylcistransferase, with amino-acid sequence MDGNGRWANRRGLARNEGHLKGVENVEKIVEKSGELGIRYLTLYAFSAENWKRPKAEVNALMGLLESFLKKQRKQLLKQKIRLHTIGRVEELPPSVVNLLNQVKSDTSHFEENHLVLALNYGARNEVLDAVERYTAAIQNGTEDHEGDLQWESFSKYLDTSGIPDPELVIRTSGEQRISNFLLMQSAYSEYLFSPVCWPDFGPDLFEEALLEYKNRERRFGKTGAQIEQEKLLSAKSSS
- a CDS encoding site-2 protease family protein; this translates as MEILTNFKALAMVFLFFGASIFVHELGHFLAARWRGLKVTRFSIGFGPKLFSWTRNGVEYIVAALPIGGYVALPQLGHMEIIEGEAEEVDPVKISWSSKVIVLVAGAFFNVLFALCLGLWLFQLGGRPEPVYYDVTELGAISESIAISEDEIVPNPAYQAGLRQGDKILSIDGTSVSLWKNVAKRIVFGTLRSDDGRPLSQFKVQRGSEVLEFEVYPVVGGPENMRMVGISPQLPEKLPALIHYTYEGFPADIANILPGDEIVSFDGNPVDSRDQIASYIRDRLDQPIALEVSREGETFSTTVTPKLAVPRKGEAPSPMIGVGWGLPDILVKESPVALVKSAVSETLETLQKLINPRSDIRLSHMSGPVGMGNIIYQTAKRDFRWVLFIVIIINVNLAIINLLPIPVLDGGHITFATIEKFRGRALPENVMMSLQGSFVILLLSLMLYVTVFDGKRISRERADVKASSTDSTQPQLVTEEDSPTGQP